One genomic window of Aquamicrobium lusatiense includes the following:
- a CDS encoding M23 family metallopeptidase, with protein MRDTEEVIAELGNEPPLIEDGRMSPPDRREVSARWLSGTFLTGVTSSVLMGVALLAALDGRQQLATPPEIAELASLASNDVSGAKAKKPRVTPPRQISRAKDRRRMDVSMVTRVGDREVIHSIPLVQVNMALAAAYTTTTSYPAFDPLRVFRDDGAAPAAAPSAIAGQIYGAKVESEISLKTIDFPIATASFDEKSELSADEVEKVVREAADDLSEGSIQVASLHYVDPQRFGDQLTQSLAGTYGVRVVPENVSVAPRPDPEAGEQGPVFAEEIIPFREDRRIDEALADSGYDGNDAKGMAASIAKLLNAPALKSGTVLRVGLEIRGDVATVVRTGVYDRKRHIVTIARDDDGQYVPAGEPEPNPELLTAFDDSPPVQARGNLPTVYDGIYRAAYSYGMSREMTQRLIRLLASNVDFQSRTTTSDRLEVLFSQPDEDDDASENSELLYVSASIGGQSRNFYRFRMEDGSFDYFDENGSSAQQFLLRNPLPNGKFRSGFGGRRHPILGYTRMHTGVDWSAPRGTPIIAAGNGVVEKAGWAGGYGNQTLIRHANGYVSSYNHQSGFAKNIVAGARVRQGQVIGYVGSTGLSTGAHLHYELIVNGTKVDPMRVRLPVGKVLKGDELASFQRERARIDELLQRQDRNGLKVASANKVEG; from the coding sequence ATGCGGGATACCGAAGAGGTCATAGCCGAACTCGGCAACGAGCCGCCTCTTATAGAGGACGGCCGCATGAGCCCCCCGGATCGCCGGGAGGTTTCCGCACGCTGGCTCTCGGGCACATTTCTTACAGGGGTAACCTCAAGCGTGCTGATGGGCGTTGCCCTGCTGGCCGCGCTTGATGGACGCCAGCAGCTCGCAACACCTCCGGAAATCGCCGAACTCGCCAGTCTTGCATCGAACGACGTTTCCGGTGCGAAGGCAAAGAAGCCGCGTGTTACGCCTCCCCGCCAGATTTCCCGCGCCAAGGACCGCCGGCGCATGGATGTTTCCATGGTCACCAGGGTCGGCGACCGCGAGGTGATCCACTCGATACCGCTGGTGCAGGTCAACATGGCGCTGGCCGCGGCCTACACGACGACGACGTCCTATCCGGCTTTCGATCCCTTGCGCGTGTTCAGAGATGATGGCGCGGCACCGGCAGCTGCGCCCTCCGCCATCGCCGGACAGATCTACGGAGCCAAGGTTGAAAGCGAGATCAGCCTGAAAACCATAGACTTCCCGATCGCCACGGCCTCGTTCGATGAAAAGAGCGAACTGTCGGCAGACGAGGTCGAGAAGGTTGTCCGCGAAGCAGCCGACGACCTTTCCGAAGGCTCCATTCAGGTTGCATCGCTGCATTATGTCGACCCGCAGCGTTTCGGCGATCAGCTGACGCAGAGTCTCGCCGGCACTTACGGCGTCAGGGTCGTTCCTGAGAACGTATCCGTGGCGCCACGGCCAGACCCGGAAGCCGGCGAACAGGGCCCGGTGTTCGCAGAGGAGATCATCCCGTTTCGGGAAGATCGCAGGATCGATGAGGCCCTGGCCGATTCAGGCTACGACGGAAATGATGCCAAGGGCATGGCGGCCTCCATCGCCAAGCTGCTGAATGCGCCCGCCCTCAAATCCGGCACGGTTCTGCGGGTCGGGCTGGAGATCCGTGGCGATGTTGCGACCGTGGTTCGCACGGGCGTTTACGACAGGAAGCGCCACATCGTGACCATAGCCCGCGATGATGACGGGCAATATGTACCTGCCGGCGAACCGGAACCAAATCCCGAACTGCTGACCGCCTTTGATGATTCTCCGCCGGTTCAGGCGCGTGGCAACCTGCCCACCGTATATGACGGCATTTACCGGGCCGCCTATTCCTACGGCATGTCCCGGGAAATGACGCAGCGCCTGATCAGGCTGCTCGCCTCGAATGTGGACTTCCAGTCGCGCACCACAACGTCGGACCGGCTGGAAGTGCTTTTCTCTCAGCCGGACGAGGACGACGATGCCTCGGAAAATTCCGAGCTTCTTTATGTATCCGCCAGCATCGGCGGACAGTCCCGCAATTTCTATCGCTTCCGCATGGAAGACGGTTCATTCGACTATTTCGACGAAAACGGCAGCAGCGCCCAGCAATTCCTGCTGCGCAATCCATTGCCGAATGGCAAGTTCCGGTCCGGCTTCGGCGGACGCAGGCATCCGATCCTCGGCTACACCCGCATGCACACCGGTGTGGACTGGTCGGCCCCGCGCGGCACGCCGATCATCGCCGCCGGCAATGGCGTCGTCGAAAAGGCCGGCTGGGCCGGAGGTTACGGCAACCAGACGCTGATCCGCCATGCCAATGGCTATGTCAGCTCTTACAATCACCAAAGCGGCTTTGCGAAGAACATCGTTGCCGGTGCGCGGGTGCGGCAGGGCCAGGTCATCGGCTATGTCGGCTCGACCGGCCTTTCGACCGGCGCTCACCTTCACTATGAGCTGATCGTAAACGGAACCAAGGTCGATCCGATGCGCGTGCGCCTGCCCGTCGGCAAGGTTCTGAAGGGCGATGAACTGGCCAGCTTCCAGCGCGAGCGCGCGCGGATCGACGAATTGCTGCAGCGGCAGGACCGCAACGGTCTCAAGGTCGCGAGCGCCAACAAGGTCGAAGGCTGA